The Actinocatenispora sera genome has a window encoding:
- a CDS encoding glutamate ABC transporter substrate-binding protein — translation MTALLVVAGCGASTLPDAGRPAAPPQPVGVQDPAKIPDAEPQDTSCAADSYRPHGSPADMMHGSAVSRIKERGRLVVGVDQNTYLFGFRDQDNDLKGFDIDMLREVARAIFGDPNKIQFKVITSAQRIPVLQKHQVDLVADVMTVNCERWKQVAFSSVYFDAGQRVLVPSGSTATKLGDLGGKKVCAAKGSTSIRAIAANPAKPVPVAVDDWTDCLVMLQQRQVAAISTDDTILAGLKKQDPNTKVVGPKFTDEPYGIAANLDDVDLVRFVNGVLAKIRGDGTWKKRYDQWLTVLGPAPKPPAATYRD, via the coding sequence GTGACGGCCCTGCTGGTCGTGGCGGGATGCGGGGCCTCGACGCTGCCGGACGCCGGCCGGCCGGCGGCGCCGCCGCAGCCGGTCGGGGTGCAGGATCCGGCGAAGATCCCGGACGCCGAGCCGCAGGACACCTCCTGCGCCGCCGACAGCTACCGCCCGCACGGATCGCCGGCCGACATGATGCACGGGTCGGCGGTGTCCCGGATCAAGGAGCGTGGCCGGCTGGTGGTCGGCGTCGACCAGAACACCTACCTGTTCGGCTTCCGCGATCAGGACAACGACCTCAAGGGTTTCGACATCGACATGCTGCGCGAGGTGGCGCGGGCGATCTTCGGTGACCCGAACAAGATCCAGTTCAAGGTGATCACCTCCGCGCAGCGCATCCCGGTGCTGCAGAAGCACCAGGTCGACCTGGTGGCCGACGTGATGACCGTCAACTGCGAGCGGTGGAAGCAGGTGGCGTTCTCGTCGGTCTACTTCGACGCCGGGCAGCGGGTCCTGGTGCCGTCCGGTTCCACCGCGACGAAGCTCGGTGATCTCGGCGGCAAGAAGGTCTGCGCGGCGAAGGGGTCGACGTCGATCCGGGCGATCGCGGCCAACCCGGCGAAGCCGGTCCCGGTCGCGGTGGACGACTGGACCGACTGCCTGGTGATGCTGCAGCAGCGGCAGGTCGCCGCCATCTCGACCGACGACACCATCCTCGCCGGGCTGAAGAAGCAGGACCCGAACACGAAGGTGGTCGGCCCCAAGTTCACCGACGAGCCGTACGGGATCGCGGCGAACCTCGACGACGTCGACCTGGTCCGGTTCGTCAACGGGGTGCTGGCGAAGATCCGCGGTGACGGTACCTGGAAGAAGCGCTACGACCAGTGGTTGACGGTGCTCGGTCCGGCGCCGAAGCCGCCGGCCGCCACGTACCGGGACTGA